A genomic stretch from Pristiophorus japonicus isolate sPriJap1 chromosome 6, sPriJap1.hap1, whole genome shotgun sequence includes:
- the mcts1 gene encoding malignant T-cell-amplified sequence 1, whose translation MFKKFDEKENVSNCIQLKTSVIKGIKNQLVDQFPVIEPWLNQIMPKKDPVKIVKCHEHIEILTVNGELLFFRQREGPFYPTLRLLHKYPVILPHQQVDKGAIKFVLSGANIMCPGLTSPGAKLHPADTDTIVAIMAEGKQHALSVGVMKMPADKIEQVNKGIGIENMHYLNDGLWHMKTYK comes from the exons ATGTTTAAGAA ATTTGATGAAAAGGAAAATGTTTCAAACTGCATCCAGCTGAAAACATCGGTTATTAAAGGCATTAAGAATCAGTTGGTGGATCAGTTTCCAGTAATTGAGCCATGGTTGAACCAGATCATGCCAAAGAAGGACCCTGTAAAAATAGTTAAATG CCATGAACATATAGAAATCCTGACTGTTAATGGAGAGTTGCTGTTCTTTAGACAGAGGGAGGGACCTTTCTACCCCACCTTAAGATTACTTCACAAAT ATCCTGTTATCTTGCCACATCAGCAGGTCGATAAAGGGGCCATCAAGTTTGTGCTCAGTGGGGCCAATATCATGTGTCCTGGTCTAACCTCTCCTGGAGCTAAGCTTCACCCAGCTGACACTGACACAATAGTT GCTATTATGGCTGAAGGCAAACAACATGCCCTGTCTGTAGGAGTCATGAAGATGCCAGCAGATAAAAT TGAACAAGTTAACAAAGGTATTGGAATTGAGAACATGCATTATTTAAATGACGGCCTCTGGCACATGAAGACTTACAAATAA